One segment of Ipomoea triloba cultivar NCNSP0323 chromosome 12, ASM357664v1 DNA contains the following:
- the LOC115997938 gene encoding caffeoylshikimate esterase — protein MEKAHRFPGVSEEVRTLVDADMDFVDARRRAREAFKDVQLSIDHMLFKMTTAGLKIEESYEVNSRGLEVFCKSWLPEMSSPKAVICFCHGYGDTCTFFFEGIARKLATSGYGVFAMDLPGFGLSEGLHGYIPCFDNLVDDFIEHCSKIKENPELRGLPSFLYGESMGGALALKVHLKQPDAWTGAILSAPMCKIDDDLVPPWLLTQVLIGMAKFLPKRKLVPQKDLADLAFREAKKRQQAVYNIIAYKHKPRLKTALELLRTTKEIEESLEQVSLPLLILHGENDIVTDPSVSKALYEKASSRDKKLNLYEEACHCLLEGEPDEMIHQVFRDMISWLDDHSAR, from the exons ATGGAGAAGGCACATAGATTCCCGGGTGTTAGCGAGGAGGTGCGGACGCTGGTGGATGCGGATATGGATTTTGTGGACGCCAGACGTCGCGCCCGCGAAGCTTTTAAGGATGTTCAGCTCTCAATCGATCATATGTTGTTCAAG ATGACTACTGCTGGGTTAAAGATCGAGGAG TCATATGAGGTGAATTCTCGAGGACTGGAGGTTTTCTGCAAAAGTTGGCTTCCAGAGATGAGTTCCCCCAAAGCGGTGATATGCTTTTGTCATGGTTATGGAGATACTTGCACGTTTTTCTTCGAAG GCATTGCCCGGAAGTTGGCTACTTCTGGATATGGAGTTTTCGCCATGGATCTTCCTGGATTCGGTCTTTCAGAAGGTCTTCATGGCTATATACCATGTTTTGACAACCTAGTTGATGATTTCATCGAGCATTGCTCGAAAATTAAAG AAAATCCAGAATTACGTGGTCTGCCAAGTTTCCTTTATGGAGAATCGATGGGCGGAGCCCTAGCTCTGAAGGTTCACCTGAAGCAACCCGATGCTTGGACTGGCGCTATTCTTTCTGCTCCTATGTGTAAA ATTGACGACGACTTGGTTCCACCGTGGTTGTTAACACAAGTTCTAATTGGCATGGCGAAATTCCTTCCAAAACGGAAGCTAGTTCCCCAAAAGGATTTGGCCGATTTGGCCTTTAGAGAAGCAAAGAAGAGGCAACAG GCTGTCTATAACATCATTGCTTATAAGCATAAACCGCGTTTAAAGACTGCCCTGGAATTACTGAGGACTACCAAAGAGATCGAAGAATCACTAGAacag GTGTCTTTACCGCTATTAATCTTGCATGGAGAGAACGATATAGTGACAGATCCATCGGTGAGCAAAGCGTTGTATGAGAAGGCAAGCAGTCGGGACAAGAAGCTGAACCTTTACGAGGAGGCATGCCATTGTCTGCTCGAGGGTGAGCCAGACGAGATGATCCACCAAGTTTTTCGGGACATGATTTCTTGGCTTGACGATCATAGTGCGCGATAA
- the LOC116000460 gene encoding mannose-6-phosphate isomerase 1-like, with protein sequence MEADGFPAPKDGMLLRLRCSVKNYDWGRIGRESGVARLYSRNTGEEVQEDTPYAELWMGTHESGPAYVVGASRGSAANGLVNGGGREKYSLTLKDWIQRNPTVLGDKVVKTWGADLPFLFKVLSVAKALSIQAHPDKDLAARLHKEQPEVYKDGNHKPEMALALTDFEALCGFVSFEELKLAVQTVPEIGEVVGSAHVDQVLHVNEDEVDENAKPILKSLFTKLMSASKDVISQVLSKLISRLNIKNEARELTDKEKLVLRLEKQYPGDVGVIAAFLFNYVKLSPGEALYLGANEPHAYLFGECIECMATSDNVVRAGLTPKNRDVETLCSMLTYKQAFPEILKGEALDPYTKRYSPPFDEFEVDQCILPQAATTAFPAAPGASIFVITAGEGTMSTTSSNEAVAEGDVLFAPANTGIAVSTTSGLSLFRAGVKTCV encoded by the exons ATGGAGGCCGACGGTTTTCCGGCGCCGAAGGACGGTATGCTACTGAGGCTAAGGTGTTCGGTTAAGAATTACGATTGGGGCCGCATCGGCCGGGAATCCGGTGTGGCGCGTCTGTACTCGCGCAACACCGGCGAGGAGGTTCAGGAGGATACGCCCTACGCTGAATTGTGGATGGGGACGCACGAGTCCGGCCCGGCCTACGTCGTCGGAGCTTCACGTGGAAGCGCCGCGAATGGACTCGTCAATGGCGGCGGGAGAGAGAAATACTCGCTGACTTTGAAGGACTGGATTCAACGTAACCCTACTGTGCTTGGCGATAAGGTCGTTAAGACTTGGGGCGCTGATCTTCCGTTCCTCTTCAAG GTGCTCTCTGTTGCGAAAGCTTTGTCGATTCAGGCTCATCCGGATAAGGATTTGGCTGCTCGACTGCACAAGGAGCAGCCGGAAGTGTACAAGGATGGCAATCACAAGCCTGAGATGGCTTTAGCGCTGACAGATTTTGAAGCTTTATGTGGATTCGTTAGTTTTGAG GAACTCAAACTTGCTGTCCAAACTGTGCCTGAGATTGGAGAAGTGGTTGGCAGTGCACATGTGGATCAGGTTTTACATGTGAATGAGGATGAAGTGGATGAGAATGCAAAACCAATTCTTAAGTCCTTATTTACAAAGCTTATGTCAGCTAGCAAAGATGTGATTTCCCAGGTTCTATCCAAATTGATAAGCCGGCTGAATATTAAAAATGAG GCTAGGGAACTGACTGACAAAGAGAAGCTAGTGTTGAGACTTGAAAAGCAATATCCAGGTGATGTTGGTGTAATAGCAGCATTCTTGTTTAACTATGTGAAACTTAGTCCTGGCGAAGCATTGTACTTGGGGGCAAACGAGCCTCATGCATATCTGTTTGGCGAGTGCATTGAATGCATGGCAACCTCGGACAACGTTGTGCGTGCTGGACTTACACCAAAGAACCGCGATGTCGAGACTCTTTGCTCTATGCTCACATACAAACAG GCTTTCCCTGAAATCCTTAAAGGCGAGGCTTTGGACCCATATACAAAGCGATACAGTCCCCCCTTCGACGAATTTGAGGTAGACCAGTGCATTCTTCCTCAAGCAGCAACAACAGCTTTCCCGGCAGCTCCAGGTGCGTCCATTTTTGTGATCACGGCAGGAGAGGGAACTATGAGCACCACATCATCAAACGAGGCGGTTGCTGAAGGCGACGTTCTGTTTGCACCTGCAAACACAGGTATCGCGGTCTCAACCACATCGGGGCTAAGTTTGTTCAGAGCTGGAGTAAAAACGTGTGTTTAA